The genomic region TGTTTTGTTGTTTGCTATTGTTTTGTTATTGTTTTGCTaccattttgctattatattgctattattttattgttattgtttggatattgtataactcttgttttattattaattttgctactattttagaggcatttgcttgctaagttgcaatgatcttagtgttatttaagtataaagacttcttttaaaattattttcaatttgttaggaaacatttattttaatatttttagtatatttgatgtattatatttttaaatttatttttatataaaaaataaaacaaaattttaacaaCCCATGAGTTAGGCTCAAGTTTAGTATTTTTATCTGGATCGAGCTtggggcaaaattttaggcccatttttctgGTCGGGTCAAGCCCAAGCCTAGAATATGGATCTAAAATTTTGCATTGGCCCGACGCAACCCATGATCAGGTTTATTTAAATCACTAATTAATTAAGTTCCTATACTATTTCTAGTAATTGTTTTAATTCAATCACTCATTAATTTGACCTATACGAACTATAATTGACACataattattctattttaattatttaccaaCTCAACTCGATTAATTTGATTTGAAACTGAATTTTACGACACCATTGAAAATCGAATCGTtacaaaagttttcatttttccctttgtactttcttatatatatatatatatagatatatatgtgataaggttaTATGTCAAAAAATCCCTTaagaaaacacaaaaaaataattaagcccaTATATTAAATTCGCACCTAATTAAGCCCATATcgttaattaaaataatcaattaacCCCTCTGTTAATTGTTCCTGTCATTGGCCACGTTGACTGTTGAAATAAATTGATAGACTAATCAGATGGTGACACATGGCAATTTCTGGTTTGATATAATATTTttcccataaaaataattaaaatcataaaaatattaaaattgatataaacttattaaaattataaaaaacttataaatattataaattataataaattataaaaaatataaattaataaaacttatttaaaatctttaaaataaaataaaaatgtattaGAAATCttgaaatattataaaaaattataaaaagaattaaaatattaaaattgatataaacttataaaattatataagaaatcatAAAACTTGAACCGGAACGGTTAGCCAAAATTGGCAAGGGTACTAGTCTGAGGAAAGCCATTATACCAGTTGACCTAAGATTTGAACAGTTGaaccaatttttttattttttaatatttttattaaacggAAATCTTATTATCCAACTATTAATATATGTCAGAATGAAATATTCTAACCAAGGATTTTAGAATTGGACTAGTGGTCAAATTGATTAGATCACCGGTTTGTTAGTTCAATTGACCTgtccaattcaattcaataaaacAGTAAAAAATTAGTTCAACCATTCAGTTCCTAGGTCAATTGGTTTAATGGCTTTCTTCGGACCGGTACCCTTATCAATTTTGATCCAATCGACTAATTCGGTCCAGTtgaagtttttatgattttttataaattttataactttatatcaattttaatactttttatcattttatactttttcaaaataatttttatgatttgtatggttttatagaattttaataagttttataaaatcataattatgttttatcaattttataatttttgtaatttgtttatatatttttataatttttataaattaatatcaattttatatttttaatatttaataattttatatttcttgataaatttttataattttatgaaaaatattaaattaaactagAAAATGTCATGTGTGATTATCTAATTGAtttgttaatttattttaacaattaatatgataaataataaaaattattaatttaattaatgagAAGGAGATAGAGTGCAAATTTAATAAAAGGTTGaattgattttttatattttcttttggtcATATAAACACTTGTACgtaacttattttattatatattgttTTACTTATTGGGATATTGTGGGGCATGTTGAAATCCTTGTCACGTGAGCACGGCCGATGTGACTTAGCAGCCCAAATTCGATGCGATAATATGGTTGGTGGAAGAAATTATAGACTTTGTAATACTTGCAGTGCTATCTGAGCTTTTCCCAAATCCAACCACTACACTTGAGTCATGATTTAACACCTTTCTGCATTTTTTTAggatatttcatttttttttctctctttagtcttgattttgtttttgtttttgatactaataataaaaaaagaaaactagCATATGCCAAGAATAAGATGATGTAGTTTGTTAGTAACTAATTCCAACTGATTAAATTCTCATAGTTTacatttttggattaaaattttcaaatttttattttaataattaaattttatatttaaaatctcACACTACTTTCATTTTCTATGGAGCAAGGGAAGGTTGACTAAACACAAGTATGATTGCCAGCCAGCCGCCGTAACTTTCTCAATTCTTCGCGCAAacctttatttttgttttgagaATTAATTTTGTCATTAAATTACAAATAATATACAGAATTTAGAAGTATTCTTGAGTTTCAGCACAATCAGTGAGTCACctttttatctttttcttttcacaaacctcctctttacttttatttaactaatatttatGGTAGTATTCgaatttggtaattttacaaaaaaaacattttttaaaactataaatttaggatttttatttttatttaacgtCCATAATGAATCTGACTTTTTCTgatttttaaatcattttatattttataatttaaaaataataatataagaatTGTTTTTGAAAATAAATTCTTGTATTGTATaaagttttcaatttttaatttttgaaattttcttgctttttattttttatttaatatgcataataaatttttacaaataattatccAAATTCATTTAGATTTGAACAACTATTGATCTAGATTTATTCTGAATATATACTTTTCgagtcattttattttttataatttcaaaaataatgatataaaaataatttccAATTTTTATAATCTAACTTTTAGTTCTTACAACAAACTTAAGTTTTTTTATAGGTTTATAAAATTCCTCTAAAATATTCAATAATTAATTCAACCATCAATAAAAAACAACACTTAATTAAGTCCTCAATCAAATTTAAGATATCATTTAAACCTTGAACCTCAACTTTCTATGGAAGTCCTTTATGTTTGTTAACATCGCCACATGACACATTAAGATAGTGTCACATGACaaaatttggtaattttattataatttttttaaaaatatcactagaaatataaaaaattagaaattttaatttttaaaatgtaaaattttaaaattataaaatgaaaaatattaaaatgttataatttattaaaaataatataaaattataaaatcaattACCATGCATTTCAATGTCGGGTAGACGAAGATGACTTGATAGTACATTTGGTAAATTGGTAATTGAATAATCAAGCATCTCTTTCAACATTAACAAACTTGAGTTTAATTAAAAGATACAATAAACATAAAAAGGCAGCAACCAGCAATAGAAGGAAACACGGCACGATAATCTCAAACAACACGAAGATGAGACCTAAGATGGATTAATGTTATGCTTCTATGGAGTCTTATGGAGACCATCTCCAAACTAACTCTGAAGATGGAATTTAACAATGTCGAAAAGATCATCTTTCTCATTACTATTTATGGAACCAAACACCAGAGTAGGATTTGCCCCCGACAAGGAGCCAGTAATAGTCGAAACtcctaaatattaataaaaataaaataaaataaagcagAGTAAGTAAATTTAGGAGTAAAATTAACTAACAAAGAAGCAATACTATTTTTTCTTATTGTACCATgataaaaacatgaaattttgtTACCAATTGCAATAAACAAGATGAACCAACATGATGtatgcaaacaagaaccaatatgATGATTACCTTGTCATGTAATCAATACTGAAATTAACCAACATAAAAGACCCcccaaaatagaaaaacatgtaatTTCTTTGCCCAGTGGAGGGGGTAATTAAAGAAAATACAATAATCAAGATAAACCAAAGCAATAAATGCAAAATGCTCAATTTAGTACCCGCAGCAAGGTCTCTGTTGCAAAGGTTATTGTGATTGTTCATGGCACCATACTCAGGCAAGTTATGATTTGCACCCAAGGAAGAGCCAGCAGCAGAACTAATCCAAACTACAATGCCAGTTACAGGTTGTTAATAGTAGTCAGTTTAGTAAGTTAGCCTAGTTTTCAGTTACAATCTTTGTAAACCTGAGGTATTACAAGCTAAGTTAATGAATTACTTGAAGAACTCGCTCAGTTCTTCACAAACTCCTAAATTAACAAGTAAATTAGAAAGGCTTGACAAGACCTTGTAATCAAAGAGTAAAATTCACCAacacaaaaccaaaaaaaaaaaaaaaactttaatacCATAAAAAACATGTAAATCCTATGCCAGTTGTTGGAGGAAAAGAGTGAGAAGTAAATGAGATGAACCAAAATTTATGCTGATGAATGCAAACCTGCAGCAGAGGAGACAGCATGATTTGCAGTATATGCGGGACCAGCAGCAGTAGAGGCAGCAACGTTGGTATAGTCCTGGCCTGGGAACATGTTACAAGTCTACTAATACAAAATACCAAGCAATGTAATCAAGGCGTGGCTCAAGGGTTATATAATTACCAAAACACATTTGCTGATCACAATCAACCATCGAAGCTTGAAAGTCGATTGTTGGAACCGGTACTGATCCCACCAATCTATTATTAACATTCTGTAAACCAGTTCCAGAGGCTCTTGAAACTTGACCACCTCCCGCATAATTCTGCGACGCAAACCATTTTACTGCCTGCAACAAAGAATTGAGTTCAGCACTCAATTGATGAAGATGGGATAATCGGAAATTATCATATACAACGTAATTAGAGAATACCTGGTCAAAAGAACCAAAGTTATGCCCCTGCAATCGAAGAGAAATACATTATTCATCTTCATCTCtttgaataaaatataacatGGATTTGACCAAATGTTGGGTATAAGCAGCAgatcttttgtaagaaaaagagagaaacggTTAATACTATACAAATTTCCGTACATGGTATGCCATCAAATGAATGAAGAGTTGCTTCATCAATTCCTCGCTTGCTTTCTGAAAAACACAATTATCATATAAACAAAAATGCTTATGCTTGCGAAAAAAAAAGCATAAATCATTTTCTTCCTAGTAATTTAGGAAGTTTTAGGAGAGCTAAAGGTTTCCATGATCCAAAATAATCCTCATATATAGTATATCCAAGATcgtgataaataaattttatgaaatttatgtATAGTTCCACTGTTAATTGGTTGCTAATTTCAGTATTCCATTGTTGTGTTGGAACAGAGATGatgtttttcaacttttcaaaagagCACAATGTTGTCGTTTAACCTTCGCAAAAACCATATTAGGTTTAAAGGAGAGAGAAATAGGGAGTGCAAAACCTGTTCCACAATAGTTCTCCTAAGTTGTCGGAGCTCAAGCTCTGTGTTAGATTTGTAATTCTCAAACTCCATTTTCATATTCCGGGATTCAGTCTTCAACATTGGGATCTCTCGTTCAAGTTGCTCACGCTTCGTCTTTAGTTATAAAAACACCAAGCAAACATTAATTAAAGACttcaaaaaaataaacaaagtaattGATGATGGCTTAATATCAATGTACTTTGATTCTCTGTCGAGACTCTCTACAGATTGCAGCATGTCTAGCCCTTCTCTCCTTCTCAGATTTGGTACCTCTTTGTTTGGCCTCTGTATTCATTGTAAAAGCGCACAGTTTTCTTCAAATCAACTCCTCTGGAAAACGAATGGTAAAATGTGGCCTCATGTGCTTCACCTTATAGACAGCTGAAGGTTCCATTCTAACATTGGCGGCcatcttgattctaccttttccCGCGCGCGACTACTTCAGATAAGACTATGGAATCTTAGAGTGGGAAAAATAAGTCAAGTGTGAGGTTGAAGGCGATAGGTTATCTGgccaaattttaatttaattaatgtttGCTTGGTGTTTTCTTAACCGACGTCCATAATTGGGAAAAGAATTGTAGGAAACAGTGAATTTATGTTATctgtatttttttttaataattttatctcctatcaatatttttatattaaattttaatatttttatcttgaataaaattaaatctaaattaaaaTCTTGATATTCAAGATAAAATTATTGatgtaacataaaattattaaaagaaataatatCTATATTTCATATAATACTTTCTCCTAAAACGGAGTTTGACCTCGTATAACTTAAGAGAATATGATATCTGGCACAAATTTTGCACTCCCAATTTCTCTGTCCTTTAAAGCTAATATGGTTTCATTTGTCTTTAGTACAAAGACTAATATGGTTTCATAATAATGAAGATGATGTTAAAATATGCCTCTATTCTtagtaaatttaaatttaagtctttatgcttttatttttaagaaattaatctcattgtttttaaattttaaaatttaaatttaattattaaaatattatttttattaaatttattgatatggtattttgaaataaaaaaactcACTTGATAACTAAAAAATGATGTTGCAATGaatctaaatttaacaaattaattttaatagtactaacaattgaatttgaatttagaaatataaaatataaaataactaaattattaaaaataaaaatacaacaattaaattttaaatttgtgaaaagtaataaaatttagtggatgttttaactttttaaaaataagcTTAAACAATCATAAACTAATTTTTTTGCCCTTTGGATACACGagttaattatataaattaaaacattttataagatgacaaaaacatttaaatatggtAATTTAAAAGTGTTAAGAAATCATAAATATAATGATTGATGTATAACTTTAATTTCTACTAATGTGTTCACACTATTTAAAGGCATGTTTAAGTAGCCTATCAACATCAACACTGTGAGAGTTAAAAGTGTTTTTTTTCGCGAAAGATAAAAACACTTTTATATAATTTGTCTTTTTTTGAAAAGTTAACACTGAAATTGGTAACCAATTAACACTggaattatacataaattttataaaatcttgTCTTATTTTAAGAAGAAaattctttgtttattttttaatatctttaattaatgtttgctttgtgttttaatattttaccaTTTAATTGATCCCGTGTTAGTTTAATAGTCAGTATTTTTATCATTTCAAGTATGATTTGAGATCGAGTTGCACTAATTGTATTACTGTTGGGGCTTTGTCATCCtcttataattaataatttttgtaatttGGGTGTAAAATAATACGTTAGAATATGTTGAAAGAGATGtttgattatttaattagaaatttTTGTATTGTTATTATCAACCTAAATTTGATTCAGAACTATtactttttaatttcaaaattcttgggactttgattttgttttaattgattttaattaGCTTTGAGCTTTTAACATTGGGCTTTTGGTTGGTagtcaaaaaaataaataaatatcggCATGTTTAGCCCTGTCAGCTTGACTTTGCTGTTTCCCTGATTTGGTACCTCTTTGTTTGGCCTCTGTGTTCATTGTAAAGCGCCCATGGTTCTTCTGGAAAATGAATGGTAAAATGTGGCCCCATGTGTTTCACCTTATAGACAGCTGAAGGTTTCATTTTAACGTTGGTAGCCATCTCCATCTATTTTCTCCACAACATTGGCCACTTTTCCAGCGCGCGACTACTTCTGATAACACTGCCATATTGTAAGTGTTGCATCAAATATTTTTTACATCCATTTGACAAAATTAAGGGACCCTATTTTAATTAACTTTTATATTAACCTCGTAAAGATTATTAGGGTTTCAAAATCATCATTTCTGATACTATTGAGAAAAAGTATTATTATAAAACAATaactattatttaatttttaaatattattaaaaactataaaaattattaaaaatttgtaaataattaacaaaataagtttttcttcttcaatttctcTACAAATTCCAAAAGAATACAAGACAATTTCTATGTTGTCATCTACTTTTTGTCTTGATTTATTTGGGCATTACTGTTTTCAAATTTGCAGTCTCGAAATAGTATCAACATATGATtcgattaaaaaaattgaaaaattattcaaaattgTGAATTTTCGATTAAATGCCACTAAATTcacaattttaaataatttttataattttaataatttttgcaattttaaataatggtttataattttaataaattttataattttaaaatattttaaactatatttaataattatttactatatttaatatttttaaaaattttaatattttaataatttgcaatttttctataattttaaatatatttttatgatttttaataattttttggtCCGGTCAATGTAATCAACGCATGGTCAATGCGGTCAATGGCCATGGTATCGTTCACGTTAACAGTAAACAAGGACATGTGGTGTGTTTTGATTGATTGTTTTTTTAACACTGTTAACAATAGGGGCCAAAAAGTGtaacaaaattataatttaggtACTGATTTGGGAAAATGAGTATAGTTCAGGGACCAAAGAGTGAATAAAgcgtaaataatttttaaaatattgataaaCTTGAAACAAAATACTGAAACAGACTAATATCGATGCGTACCAATTCCAATAAAAAAGCAATGCATCTACCAATATGATATTAACTACTGGGTCACATTTTTCGATTTTCTCTTCCTTTTTAACCCCTATGGCATGCAAATTTAAATCGAGTTTGACTTGAACCAAATATGAATGAAAATTGATAATTAACCATACAATTCATTGTCGACTTAATCATCAAGACGAAGATGACTTGATAGTACATCTGGTAAATTGGAATTGAATAATCAAGCATCTCTTACAACATAAACAAACTCACCATCAACATAAAAAGGCAGCAACCAGCAATAGAAGGAAACACGGCATCATCTCCAAACTAACTCTGAAGATGGAATTTAACAAAGCTGAAAAGATCATCATCTTTCTCATTATTATTTGTGGAACCAAACACCAGAGTAGGATTTGCACCTGACGAGGAGCCAGTAATAGTCGAAACTCCTAAATTATTAACCAAAAAATAAAGAGGGTAAGTAGATTTAAGGGTAAAATTAACTAACAAAGAAGCAATAAACAAGATGAACCAATATGATGTAACAATAACCAATATGATGATTACCTTGATTAGTGAAATTAACCAACATAaaagaccaaaaaaaaaaacaaaaaaaaaatgtaatttaTTTGCCCAATGGAGGGGGAATTAAAGAAAATACAATGAACAAGATAAATCAAAGTGACAACTACAAAACACAATATAAACATGTAAACCTGATGTATTACAAGCTAAGTTAATGAAACTACTTGAAGAATTCTCTCAGTTCTTCACAAACTCCTAAATTAACAAGTAAATTTAGAAAGACTTGAGAAGACCTTTAATCAAGAGTAAAATTCaccaacacaaaaaaaaaaaaaaaaaaaactttaatatGTCAATTGTTGGGGAAAAAGAGTGAGAAGTGAATGAGATGAACCAAATATATGCTGATGAATGCAAACCTGCAGCAGAGGAGGCAGCATGATCAGCAGTATATGCGGGAGCAGCAGCAATAAAGGCAGCAATGTTGGCGTTGTCCTGGCCTGCGAACATGTTACAAGTCTATTAATACAAACAACGAGCGATGTAATCAAGGCGTGGCTCATGGATTATATAATTACCAAAATACATTTGCTGATCAAAGTTAACCATGGAAGGTTGAAAGTTGATCGTCGGAACCGGTATTGATCCCACCAACCCGTTAACATTCTGTAAACCAGTTCCAGAAGCTCTTGAAACTTGACCATCTCCCGCATAATTCTACGACGCAAACCATTCTACGGCCTGCAACAAAGAATTGAGTTCAGCACTCAATAGAAGAAGATGGGATAATCGGAAATTATTCTATACAACGTAGTTAGAATACCTGGTCAAAAG from Gossypium arboreum isolate Shixiya-1 chromosome 1, ASM2569848v2, whole genome shotgun sequence harbors:
- the LOC108452661 gene encoding uncharacterized protein LOC108452661, which codes for MNTEAKQRGTKSEKERRARHAAICRESRQRIKTKREQLEREIPMLKTESRNMKMEFENYKSNTELELRQLRRTIVEQKASEELMKQLFIHLMAYHGHNFGSFDQAVKWFASQNYAGGGQVSRASGTGLQNVNNRLVGSVPVPTIDFQASMVDCDQQMCFGNYITLEPRLDYIAWYFVLVDL